Proteins from a single region of Oryza brachyantha chromosome 6, ObraRS2, whole genome shotgun sequence:
- the LOC121054686 gene encoding uncharacterized protein LOC121054686, which yields MWKKKSIFWRLPYWKDLEVRHCIDLMHVEKNVYESLMGLLLNPGITKDGLNARRDLQDMGVRPELHPVTTESGRVYLPSACYTLSKDEKMNLLTCLSGIKIPSSYSSRISRFVSLQDLKLVGMKSHDCHVLITQLLPVAIRNILLSKVRHTIMRLCSFFHAISQKIIDPEGLDELQAEIVRTLCHLEMYFPPTFFDIMVHLPMHLVRQTKCCGPAFMTQMYPCERYMGILKGFVWNRSHPEGSIIESYTSEEVIDFCVDYMSETSSIGLPRSHHEGRLDGVGTVGRKIVRMDRKVYDKAHFTVLTHMTEVVPYVDEHLGFLRHENPGRSDSWIRKKHMSSFNEWFKNRIANEQNLSSETLNWLSQGPEWSAITWRGYDINGYTFHMIKQDSKCTVQNSGLRIEASTDDGGHHDQYYGRVEQILELDYLKFKVPLFRCRWVDLRNVKVNTKGFTIVNLANNAYKDEPFVLAKQVVQIFYILDPCNKKLHVVREGKRRIVGLNNIIDQDDYNQHVHGIAQEIPLEEEEAEDDV from the coding sequence AtgtggaagaaaaagtcaatatTTTGGAGACTACCATACTGGAAGGATCTTGAGGTTCGTCACTGCATAGATCTAATGCATGTTGAGAAGAATGTATATGAGAGTTTGATGGGGCTACTGCTTAACCCAGGTATTACAAAGGATGGTCTAAACGCCCGACGAGATCTGCAAGACATGGGTGTTCGTCCGGAGCTACATCCCGTTACCACAGAGTCCGGCAGGGTGTACCTTCCTTCAGCCTGCTACACTCTATCGAAAGATGAGAAGATGAATTTGTTGACATGTCTTAGTGGTATAAAGATTCCATCTAGTTACTCGTCAAGAATTAGTAGGTTCGTTTCACTGCAAGACCTTAAGCTGGTAGGAATGAAATCGCATGATTGTCACGTTCTTATAACACAATTGTTGCCCGTTGCAATAAGGAATATTTTGCTTTCTAAGGTGCGACACACGATAATGCGGTTGTGCTCCTTCTTCCATGCTATCAGCCAGAAGATCATTGATCCTGAGGGACTAGATGAACTACAGGCAGAAATTGTGAGAACACTATGTCATTTGGAGATGTACTTTCCTCCAACTTTCTTTGATATAATGGTACATCTTCCAATGCATCTTGTTAGACAAACAAAGTGTTGTGGACCTGCTTTCATGACACAAATGTATCCTTGCGAAAGGTATATGGGGATCTTAAAGGGTTTTGTATGGAACCGATCTCACCCCGAGGGAAGCATCATTGAGAGTTACACTAGCGAAGAGGTCATCGATTTTTGTGTGGACTACATGTCAGAAACCTCTTCAATTGGATTACCACGATCTCATCACGAGGGGAGGCTTGATGGTGTGGGTACTGTTGGACGGAAAATAGTAAGGATGGATCGAAAGGTGTATGATAAGGCTCATTTCACGGTACTCACACATATGACCGAGGTAGTGCCGTATGTTGATGAACACTTGGGATTTCTCCGACATGAAAACCCAGGTCGATCAGATAGTtggattagaaaaaaacacatgtcTTCCTTCAACGAGTGGTTCAAGAATAGAATTGCGAACGAGCAGAACTTGTCCAGTGAAACATTAAATTGGTTGTCACAGGGTCCTGAATGGAGTGCCATAACTTGGCGAGGATATGACATAAACGGATACACCTTTCACATGATCAAGCAAGACAGTAAATGCACAGTGCAGAACAGTGGGTTGCGCATTGAGGCTAGTACCGACGACGGTGGTCACCATGATCAGTACTACGGCAGAGTAGAGCAAATATTGGAGCTAGACTACTTGAAGTTCAAAGTCCCGTTGTTTCGCTGTCGATGGGTCGATCTTCGCAATGTAAAAGTTAATACAAAAGGTTTCACCATTGTTAATTTGGCTAACAACGCTTACAAGGATGAACCTTTCGTTCTTGCCAAACAAGTTGTTCAAATCTTCTACATACTTGATCCGTGTAATAAGAAGCTACATGTTGTTCGTGAAGGCAAAAGAAGAATAGTTGGATTGAACAATATCATAGATCAAGATGACTATAACCAGCACGTGCATGGCATAGCTCAGGAAATACCtctagaagaggaggaagcggaAGATGATGTTTAA